One window from the genome of Yarrowia lipolytica chromosome 1B, complete sequence encodes:
- a CDS encoding uncharacterized protein (Compare to YALI0B09991g, some similarities with DEHA0D15972g Debaryomyces hansenii IPF 2966.1), whose amino-acid sequence MPYIPPGRQRSSSLPFLHAIPRWLSMDEAEEREQQQSENTRKNARSFAASLFRRHKSESSADNADSTDNSPGPASVSSCSSSSTSDHSDNLLSAANPDMSDATLCTPSASDGASEDASAALGRGNGATDTTVATEGQAHDNFGGDGDKDSAMPRDSPETHPIMEGRLRSLFRNRVDKSNSCSTSWPNAGHAPQTKTRFEQAQELIARKVNLGKDEIDTGAEQKTQNQVDSSHPSVSSHPNSSCSPLSNDNKSATTHDKHSSANSPDNDMVALTSTTITGEPASQLHKTTVTTQPATSSATNTNTAAIDINGSAKRASDEIDPLDTGLGLSKSPSSSSLGSLSSLSSLASLSSLTNGTGPISSTLSQLRKPASTATATSTSNNTPQHTNEKVPSNKTITSAAKTTITAPSLDKEGPIVFDSAALSDSDSEAKTPAATAAASAKSAASRRAERPSLTRTTSSPGLEKRDFVPPINTAPETPAPDSPVTETMVLTRAGSSEDVPSTVFSCPDSLTSPERRSSILTQLQMPVSPSIIRKKSGELVKSSLKLSSLVRNKSMPESSMKSAAAQAIKNVHFDQKLEHVRHFLNSDRPQAVADGSVKPRPHHHNHNGVGTFQWRDDDSSSDEDDLRKGYDKYIARTEWSLSTPNFPAVPGPKPHSGEPDPMVYLENLFLSADKNNLVGHVAVKNIAFEKQVNVRYSLDYWQTVSQVDATYNDDARKKLKDMGYDRFTFSINMNLLPQHILTQKPMHLCVRYTANGTEYWDNNGFQNFQLDFKRVPKPQRGPGRFHNRSKTEYGVGWTPKYSKASSSPEKADKNENAKPSKEQEQRENSNESFLGDFEYKVASPKAFSARRSSVDDSIPLKSKTKSKFLTPQRRNTEDQRNLFSRYDFGNSFRQKTPERPSAKVASSANSKPKANASSEAPSKIVPASSSSGSSDESSQDSSNQSSSNSSPPTTAGTGVGGAGEMESAEMKKAPSIGNLAAVMTGGVKPEVDSPSYQEMINKYCFFGSAPKTEEPEHYFVPGHAHSGSISSTSSTSSEDSILGMRPQQPSYVQSKMSSFSSALSSAWPWNGNGSGASSTATTPTGGEYVGPTTLDGSLRSPTPTLGSSPTGSCLESSSPVGWAKGVEV is encoded by the exons ATGCCATACATTCCTCCTGGAAGACAGCGATCGTCGTCTCTGCCATTTTTGCACGCCATCCCCCGGTGGCTGTCGATGGACGAGGCGGAAGAAcgagagcagcaacagtCTGAAAATACCCGCAAGAACGCCCGCAGTTTTGCGGCGTCGCTGTTCCGCCGACACAAAAGCGAGTCGAGTGCCGACAACGCCGACAGCACTGACAACAGCCCCGGCCCAGCCTCTGTCTCGTCATGttcgtcttcttctacATCAGACCATTCAGATAACCTACTTAGCGCCGCTAACCCCGACATGAGTGACGCGACCCTGTGCACTCCCAGTGCAAGTGATGGTGCAAGTGAAGATGCAAGTGCGGCGCTGGGCCGCGGTAATGGAGCTACCGACACCACCGTTGCTACCGAGGGACAGGCCCACGATAATTTCGGTGGCGATGGCGACAAGGACTCTGCCATGCCACGTGATTCACCAGAAACGCACCCCATCATGGAGGGACGACTTCGGAGTCTTTTCCGGAATAGAGTTG ATAAAAGCAACTCATGCAGCACTTCGTGGCCAAATGCTGGTCATGCACCGCAAACAAAGACAAGGTTTGAACAAGCACAAGAGTTAATTGCAAGAAAAGTTAATTTGGGTAAAGACGAAATAGACACAGGTGCTGAGCaaaagacacaaaaccaagTGGATTCCTCGCACCCTTCCGTCTCATCTCATCCCAACTCTTCTTGTTCGCCACTCTCAAACGACAACAAGTCTGCAACAACTCACGACAAGCATAGCTCCGCCAACAGCCCGGACAACGACATGGTAGCTCTCACATCCACTACCATCACCGGCGAGCCTGCGTCACAGTTGCACAAAACCACCGTCACCACACAACCTGCCACATCCAGtgccacaaacacaaacacggCTGCTATCGACATTAATGGCTCTGCTAAACGCGCATCCGATGAGATCGATCCTCTGGACACCGGGCTGGGGCTCTCCAAGTCTCCCAGCTCGTCTTCACTTGGCTCTCTGTCGTCGCTCAGCTCCCTGGCTTCTCTGAGCTCGCTCACTAACGGTACGGGCCCTATTTCCTCCACCCTCAGTCAGCTCAGAAAGCCCGCATCGACCGCAACAGCCACATCTACCTCTAACAACACCCCCCAGCATACTAACGAAAAGGTCCCCAGCAACAAAACCATCACATCTGCCGCAAAGACCACCATCACAGCACCCTCCCTCGACAAGGAAGGCCCCATTGTGTTCGACTCAGCGGCCCTCAGcgactcggactcggaggCCAAGACCCCTGCTGCTACTGCTGCCGCCTCGGCCAAGTCAGCCGCGTCTCGACGAGCCGAACGACCCTCACTGACGCGAACCACTTCGTCGCCAGGCTTGGAGAAACGCGACTTTGTGCCTCCCATCAACACCGCTCCTGAGACCCCCGCACCCGACTCTCCTGTGACCGAAACCATGGTTCTCACACGTGCAGGCTCTTCTGAGGACGTGCCCTCGACCGTCTTCTCTTGCCCCGACTCTCTCACCTCGCCTGAGCGACGGTCCTCAATTCTCACACAGCTGCAGATGCCTGTGTCGCCCTCAATCATCCGAAAGAAGTCTGGCGAGCTGGTCAAGTCTTCGCTTAAGCTGTCGTCGCTAGTGCGAAACAAGTCTATGCCTGAGTCGTCCATGAAGAGCGCCGCGGCTCAGGCCATCAAAAACGTGCATTTCGaccagaagctggagcaTGTGCGACACTTCCTCAACTCTGACCGTCCTCAGGCCGTGGCCGACGGTTCTGTGAAGCCTCGaccccaccaccacaaccacaacgGTGTGGGTACTTTCCAATGGCGAGATGACGACTCGTCTTCGGACGAGGACGACCTCCGAAAGGGCTACGATAAGTACATTGCCCGGACCGAGTGGTCGCTGTCGACCCCCAACTTCCCTGCTGTTCCTGGCCCCAAGCCCCACTCTGGTGAGCCGGACCCCATGGTGTACCTGGAAAACCTATTTCTATCtgccgacaagaacaacctGGTGGGCCATGTGGCAGTCAAGAATATTGCATTTGAGAAGCAGGTGAACGTGCGGTACTCGCTGGACTACTGGCAGACGGTGTCTCAGGTGGACGCGACCTATAACGATGACGCCCgcaagaagctcaaggatATGGGCTACGACCGATTCACCTTCTCTATCAACATGAACTTGTTGCCTCAGCACATTCTGACCCAGAAGCCCATGCATCTGTGTGTCCGGTACACTGCCAACGGCACCGAGTATTGGGACAACAACGGGTTCCAGAACTTCCAACTAGATTTCAAGCGGGTGCCCAAGCCCCAACGAGGCCCTGGCCGGTTCCATAACCGATCCAAGACGGAGTATGGTGTTGGCTGGACACCCAAGTACTCCAAGGCCTCCTCTTCACCTGAAAAGGCCGACAAGAATGAGAACGCGAAGCCCAgcaaggagcaggagcagaggGAGAACTCGAACGAGTCCTTCCTCGGCGACTTTGAGTACAAGGTGGCATCCCCCAAGGCATTTTCTGCCCGACGGTCTTCGGTCGACGACTCCATTCCCCTCAAATCCAAGACCAAGTCCAAGTTTCTGACCCCTCAGCGACGAAACACGGAAGACCAGCGAAACCTGTTTTCTCGCTACGATTTCGGTAACTCATTCCGACAAAAGACGCCCGAGCGACCCTCTGCCAAGGTTGCTTCCTCCGCCAACAGCAAGCCCAAGGCCAACGCCTCGTCCGAGGCCCCCTCCAAAATTGTGCctgcctcttcttccagcGGCTCTTCCGACGAGTCGAGCCAAGACTCTTCTAACCAGTCTTCATCCAACAGCTCCCCTCCCACCACGGCTGGTACCGGTGTTGGTGGAGCTGGTGAAATGGAGAGCGCGGAGATGAAGAAAGCGCCCAGCATTGGCAACTTGGCTGCAGTCATGACTGGCGGAGTCAAGCCTGAAGTCGACTCGCCCTCTTACCAGGAGATGATTAACAAGTACTGTTTCTTTGGCTCTGCTCCCAAGACGGAGGAGCCCGAACACTACTTTGTTCCCGGCCACGCGCACAGTGGCTCCATCAGCAGCACCTCGTCGACTTCGTCTGAAGACTCCATTTTAGGCATGCGGCCCCAGCAGCCCTCTTATGTGCAATCCAAAATGTCGTCCTTTTCCTCGGCCCTGAGCTCTGCCTGGCCTTGGAACGGCAACGGGAGTGGCGCCTCGAGCACCGCCACGACTCCCACCGGAGGTGAGTACGTCGGCCCCACCACGCTAGATGGTAGCCTGCGTTCTCCCACCCCCACTCTTGGTTCCAGCCCCACCGGCAGCTGTCTGGAATCGTCCTCGCCTGTTGGCTGGGCCAAGGGTGTTGAAGTATAG